In Egibacteraceae bacterium, the following proteins share a genomic window:
- the ccsB gene encoding c-type cytochrome biogenesis protein CcsB: MVDTALAETSTTLFHVAFLTYIAAMVGYFFRLAFATVPTDGARAAGPAARVGQLATGLAVAGVATHAGSIVTRGLAVSRWPLGNMYEYSSAMALTAIVVGLVVVQRRMGYGQVMGFVLAAGVLMMASGLLLYVDASPVMPALQSYWLNIHVSSMMASASVFMVGFAVVALYLVKDTAERRVARMGTIDAGSVGAAKVAPPEEGRPEGYEADGGLAGRESSPLAQRDALSPVPFPVVPFLVVGIFTLVVWRSPAAALIAASVAALLGTAAWYAVPALPSSARLDNLGYRIIAFGFPIFTFGVIAGAIWAEEAWGRYWGWDPKETGSFFTWTLYAAYLHARSTAGWRGRRAAWVAMVAFLALMVTYYAVNLWVVGLHSYAGL, from the coding sequence ATGGTCGACACCGCTCTGGCCGAGACGTCCACCACGCTCTTCCACGTCGCGTTCCTCACCTACATCGCGGCGATGGTGGGCTACTTCTTCCGCCTCGCCTTCGCCACGGTCCCCACCGACGGCGCGAGGGCGGCGGGGCCGGCCGCCCGTGTCGGCCAGCTGGCCACGGGGCTGGCGGTGGCCGGCGTCGCCACCCACGCGGGCAGCATCGTGACCCGCGGCCTCGCCGTGTCGCGGTGGCCGCTGGGCAACATGTACGAGTACTCCTCGGCGATGGCCCTGACAGCCATCGTCGTGGGCCTGGTCGTCGTGCAGCGGCGCATGGGCTACGGCCAGGTGATGGGCTTCGTCCTGGCCGCGGGCGTCTTGATGATGGCCTCCGGGCTGCTGCTGTACGTGGACGCCAGCCCGGTGATGCCGGCCCTGCAGAGCTACTGGCTGAACATCCACGTGTCCTCGATGATGGCCTCCGCGTCGGTGTTCATGGTCGGGTTCGCCGTGGTGGCGCTGTACCTGGTCAAGGACACCGCCGAGCGCCGCGTGGCGCGGATGGGCACCATCGACGCCGGCTCGGTGGGCGCCGCCAAGGTCGCCCCGCCCGAGGAGGGGCGGCCCGAGGGCTACGAGGCCGACGGCGGCCTGGCGGGTCGCGAGTCCTCGCCGCTGGCGCAGCGCGACGCGCTGTCGCCGGTGCCCTTCCCCGTCGTGCCCTTCCTGGTCGTCGGCATCTTCACCCTGGTCGTGTGGCGGTCGCCGGCGGCGGCGCTGATCGCCGCGAGCGTCGCCGCGCTGCTCGGCACGGCCGCGTGGTACGCCGTGCCGGCCCTGCCCTCGTCGGCCCGCCTGGACAACCTCGGCTATCGCATCATCGCGTTCGGGTTCCCGATCTTCACCTTCGGGGTGATCGCCGGTGCCATCTGGGCGGAGGAGGCCTGGGGACGGTACTGGGGATGGGACCCGAAGGAGACCGGGTCGTTCTTCACCTGGACGCTCTACGCCGCGTACCTGCACGCCCGCTCCACCGCCGGTTGGCGCGGCCGCCGGG